One genomic region from Pseudomonas hormoni encodes:
- a CDS encoding response regulator, with amino-acid sequence MSEDAQDVVLIVEDDPSILMVLSAYLSGEGYRVLQAENGEQAFEILASKPHLDMMITDFRLPGGISGVQIAEPAVKLRPELKVIFISGYPQEIRETDSPITRKAPILGKPFDLDVLQELMQDMLS; translated from the coding sequence ATGAGTGAAGATGCACAAGACGTCGTATTGATCGTCGAAGATGACCCCTCGATTCTGATGGTGCTGTCGGCCTATCTGTCGGGTGAGGGCTACCGGGTGTTGCAGGCCGAAAACGGCGAGCAAGCCTTCGAGATCCTGGCGAGCAAGCCGCACCTGGACATGATGATCACCGACTTTCGCCTGCCGGGCGGAATCTCCGGCGTGCAGATCGCCGAACCCGCCGTGAAGCTGCGACCGGAACTCAAGGTAATTTTCATCAGCGGTTACCCGCAGGAAATCCGCGAGACCGACAGCCCCATCACGCGCAAGGCGCCGATTCTGGGCAAGCCGTTTGATCTGGATGTGTTGCAGGAGTTGATGCAGGACATGCTGTCGTAG
- a CDS encoding ATP-binding protein: MVQEATSERAIILAPLGRDSQIALMMLNEAGFDGVITRDLIGLCAELEHGAGLLLISSEALLGSDVQPLFGLIEQQPAWSDLPIVLMTYHGGPEQNPASRLGPQLGNVTFLERPFHPVTLISLVTTALRGRRRQYEARDRLIDLSLSELRLQTTLETLEQQVEERTAQLRHNEEALRQSQKMEAVGQLTGGIAHDFNNMLTGIIGSLELLRRRLARGRIEDLDSLIDLGVTSANRAAGLTHRLLAFSRRQSLDSKPVEMNTLVVSMGELLQRSINESIHLDMQLNEQLWVAEADPNQLESALLNLVINARDAMPDGGNLVVSTGNQFLDSDFTEAHSNLEPGDYVVLSVTDTGCGMPQNTINRAFDPFFTTKPIGQGTGLGLSMIYGFSKQSRGHVAIHSEVGEGTTVSLFLPRFSGDLPQDCPSDVQHALFAQNGETVLIVEDDPAVRVLVSTVLSDLGYAFVEAGDADSAVPILDSGQRIDLMISDVGLPGMNGRQLAEIGRQYRPDLKVLFITGYAEHAAVRGGFLDPGMQMITKPFTFDLLTAKVREMIRI; the protein is encoded by the coding sequence ATGGTCCAGGAAGCGACATCCGAGCGCGCGATCATCCTCGCGCCGCTGGGACGTGACAGCCAGATTGCCCTGATGATGCTCAATGAAGCGGGTTTCGACGGCGTCATCACCCGCGACCTGATCGGCCTTTGCGCCGAACTGGAGCATGGCGCCGGGTTGCTGCTGATTTCTTCCGAGGCCTTGCTGGGCAGTGATGTCCAACCGTTGTTCGGACTGATCGAGCAACAGCCGGCGTGGTCGGACCTGCCCATCGTGCTGATGACCTACCATGGCGGCCCCGAACAGAACCCCGCTTCACGTCTCGGCCCGCAATTGGGCAACGTAACCTTCCTTGAACGCCCTTTTCATCCGGTGACGCTGATCAGTCTGGTGACCACCGCGTTGCGCGGTCGCCGACGACAGTATGAAGCCAGGGATCGGCTGATCGATTTGAGTCTAAGTGAACTGCGCCTGCAAACCACCCTCGAAACCCTGGAACAGCAGGTCGAGGAACGTACCGCGCAGTTGCGCCACAATGAAGAAGCCCTGCGCCAATCGCAGAAAATGGAAGCGGTTGGCCAACTCACCGGCGGCATTGCCCACGACTTCAACAACATGCTGACCGGGATCATCGGCAGTCTGGAACTGCTGCGCCGGCGCCTGGCACGCGGACGCATCGAGGATCTGGACAGTCTGATCGACCTGGGCGTGACCTCGGCCAACCGCGCGGCGGGCCTGACTCACCGCTTGCTGGCGTTCTCCCGTCGTCAGTCGCTGGACTCCAAACCCGTGGAAATGAACACCCTGGTGGTGTCCATGGGTGAACTGCTGCAGCGCAGTATCAATGAAAGCATTCACCTGGACATGCAGCTCAACGAGCAACTGTGGGTGGCCGAGGCCGATCCCAATCAACTGGAAAGCGCCCTGCTCAATCTGGTGATCAATGCGCGGGATGCCATGCCCGACGGTGGAAATCTGGTGGTCAGCACCGGCAATCAGTTTCTGGACAGCGATTTCACCGAAGCCCACAGCAACCTCGAACCCGGAGACTACGTGGTGCTCAGCGTGACAGACACCGGGTGCGGGATGCCGCAAAACACGATCAACCGCGCTTTCGATCCGTTTTTCACCACCAAGCCGATCGGCCAGGGCACCGGCCTTGGCTTGTCGATGATCTACGGTTTCAGCAAACAATCACGCGGGCACGTCGCCATTCACAGTGAAGTGGGCGAAGGCACTACGGTGAGTCTGTTTCTGCCACGTTTCAGTGGTGACCTGCCTCAGGATTGTCCGTCGGACGTGCAGCACGCGCTGTTCGCGCAGAACGGCGAAACGGTGCTGATTGTCGAGGATGATCCGGCGGTGCGGGTGCTGGTCAGCACAGTGCTGAGTGACCTGGGTTATGCCTTCGTCGAGGCCGGCGATGCCGACAGCGCGGTGCCGATTCTGGATTCCGGGCAACGCATCGACCTGATGATCAGCGACGTCGGGCTACCCGGCATGAACGGTCGGCAACTGGCGGAAATCGGCCGGCAGTACCGGCCCGATCTCAAGGTGTTATTCATCACCGGCTATGCCGAACACGCGGCGGTGCGCGGCGGATTTCTGGACCCGGGCATGCAGATGATCACCAAGCCGTTTACCTTCGACCTGTTGACGGCGAAGGTCAGGGAAATGATCCGGATCTGA
- a CDS encoding biotin/lipoyl-binding protein, with the protein MKKILARLTTVVVVVLAFVLGWFAWEHYTRAPWTRDARVRADVVTLSADVAGRIVNLGVQDNQHVEKGQLLLEIDPSRYVLAVEHAKRSVEVAKASLGQSEATIVASQALLKQRQSEERRRRTLKERAAISGEEWEKSSTDVSVAQADLLRNQANLGFAQANVHLAIAALAEAEHDLERTRVESPVSGYVTNLLTRQGDYATAGGPLVALVDSESFYISGYFEETKLPRIGEGDRVDIELMSGERFGGTVQSIAFAIADRENSPGGRLLANINPSYTWVKLAQRVPVRIRIDADYAGKDKLRAGTTATVTIQETQKSQDHR; encoded by the coding sequence TTGAAGAAGATCCTCGCCCGACTCACGACTGTGGTCGTGGTAGTGCTGGCCTTTGTGCTCGGCTGGTTCGCCTGGGAACACTACACCCGCGCCCCCTGGACCCGGGACGCCCGGGTGCGTGCCGATGTGGTGACCTTGTCCGCCGATGTCGCGGGACGCATTGTCAACCTCGGCGTGCAGGACAACCAGCATGTGGAGAAGGGGCAGTTGCTGTTGGAAATCGATCCTTCGCGCTACGTCCTGGCGGTGGAGCATGCCAAGCGTTCGGTGGAGGTGGCGAAGGCTTCACTGGGGCAATCCGAAGCGACCATTGTGGCCAGTCAGGCGCTGCTCAAACAGCGTCAGAGTGAGGAGCGCCGTCGCCGTACACTTAAGGAACGCGCGGCGATTTCCGGTGAAGAGTGGGAAAAATCCAGTACCGATGTCTCGGTGGCCCAGGCCGATTTGCTGCGCAACCAGGCTAACCTGGGTTTTGCCCAGGCCAACGTGCATCTGGCCATCGCCGCATTGGCCGAGGCTGAACACGACCTGGAGCGCACCCGGGTCGAGTCGCCGGTTAGTGGCTACGTCACCAATCTGCTGACCCGACAGGGCGACTACGCGACTGCGGGTGGTCCGTTAGTGGCGCTGGTGGACAGCGAATCCTTTTACATCAGCGGCTATTTTGAAGAAACCAAACTGCCGCGAATCGGGGAGGGCGACCGGGTCGACATTGAATTGATGAGTGGCGAACGTTTTGGCGGCACCGTGCAAAGCATCGCTTTCGCCATTGCCGACCGGGAAAACTCGCCCGGCGGCCGTTTGCTTGCCAACATCAACCCCAGTTACACCTGGGTCAAACTGGCGCAACGGGTGCCGGTGCGGATCAGGATCGACGCCGACTATGCCGGCAAAGACAAACTGCGGGCGGGGACGACGGCCACCGTGACCATCCAGGAAACCCAAAAATCCCAAGATCACCGCTAA
- a CDS encoding hybrid sensor histidine kinase/response regulator has protein sequence MLSNIQAKLLIVDDLPENLLALEALIKREDRTVYKALSADEALSLLLQHEFAMAILDVQMPGMNGFELAELMRGTEKTKNIPIVFVSAAGRELNYAFKGYESGAVDFLHKPLDIHAVKSKVNVFVDLYRQSKAMKQQVEALEQSRREQEALLKQLQSTQQELEQAVRMRDDFMSIVAHEVRTPLNGLILETQLRKMHLARDNAAAFTLDKMHAMVDRDERQIKSLIRLIEDMLDVSRIRTGKLSIRPTRFDLSALVRNLLQNFAPQIDAAESSVTLDAEHPVHGNWDEFRIEQVISNLLTNALRYGAKSPISVKVYSEHDQALVEVRDHGIGIDQENQKRIFQQFERVTARHAVAGLGLGLFISEQIVTAHGGSITVESRIGEGALFRVCLPL, from the coding sequence ATGCTAAGTAACATCCAAGCCAAACTGCTGATCGTCGACGATCTGCCGGAGAACCTGTTGGCGCTTGAAGCGCTGATCAAGCGTGAAGACCGCACGGTCTACAAAGCCTTGTCCGCCGACGAAGCCTTGTCGCTGCTGTTGCAACACGAATTCGCCATGGCCATTCTCGACGTGCAGATGCCCGGCATGAACGGCTTCGAGCTGGCCGAATTGATGCGCGGCACCGAGAAGACCAAGAACATCCCGATTGTGTTCGTCAGTGCCGCCGGCCGTGAATTGAACTATGCGTTCAAAGGCTATGAAAGCGGTGCCGTCGACTTCCTGCACAAGCCGCTGGATATCCACGCGGTCAAGAGCAAGGTCAACGTATTCGTCGACCTGTACCGCCAGAGCAAGGCCATGAAACAGCAGGTCGAAGCACTGGAACAGAGCCGCCGGGAACAGGAAGCGCTGCTTAAACAGTTGCAGAGCACTCAGCAGGAACTGGAGCAGGCAGTACGCATGCGCGATGACTTCATGTCCATCGTCGCCCACGAAGTGCGCACGCCGCTCAACGGCCTGATCCTTGAAACCCAACTGCGCAAAATGCACCTGGCCCGGGACAATGCCGCGGCGTTCACCCTGGACAAGATGCACGCGATGGTCGACCGCGACGAACGGCAGATCAAAAGCCTGATCCGCCTGATCGAGGACATGCTGGATGTGTCGCGCATTCGCACCGGCAAGTTGTCGATCCGCCCGACACGCTTCGATCTGTCGGCGCTGGTGCGCAACTTGCTGCAGAATTTCGCCCCGCAGATCGATGCTGCCGAATCCTCAGTCACGCTGGACGCCGAGCATCCGGTGCACGGCAACTGGGATGAATTCCGCATTGAACAGGTGATTTCCAACCTGCTGACCAATGCGTTGCGTTACGGCGCCAAGAGCCCGATCAGCGTGAAGGTGTACAGTGAGCACGATCAGGCGCTGGTGGAAGTGCGCGATCATGGGATCGGCATTGATCAGGAAAATCAGAAGCGTATCTTCCAGCAGTTCGAGCGCGTTACGGCCAGGCATGCCGTTGCCGGGCTGGGCCTGGGGTTGTTTATTTCAGAACAGATCGTAACCGCCCATGGCGGTTCCATAACCGTCGAGAGCCGGATTGGCGAAGGCGCCTTGTTTCGCGTTTGTCTGCCGCTGTAG
- a CDS encoding FUSC family protein — protein MSTFMQPLLQYFKAILNPGPGVALFAMRTIAAGLLTLYLAFLFDLDQPKWSIMAVVIVSQPLGGMALARSFGQIIGTTLGAVVAVVIMAIFPQAPLPFLITLSLWLALCTAGGTLLRYTSSQAFVLSGYTTVVVGLLAVPDQDGTFLLAVTRVTETLLAVACVCVVSLLTARPEAVAKDYFARIDQVIKLLATHASAAIRTEESEADFHLRQMQLLGQISALEGVRRHLYYDAPRLRSADDLVQLLGNQLVLLTARLTALRHQRQLLLERLEGEIPQEIQRLLAEEVLFLDQLAQLGRAMPNEQRRQFATLQKRFDELAYRSEQLIEPFAAILRSLSWSLRWEQARLLQQFEMILELSDAIQSGRKASSLYRGQKNPLHMDYTLAAMNAIRAFCALMVAGLIWIETGWDGARGGMIVAGILCSLMATFPRPLLAAQSFARGLGLALVVSAVLQFALVPMISSFELLALLLAPLLYAVAVGLSSPPTTGTGIGLGLSTFLLLGPQNTGLGQNTAIQWFEFGGSYVCAAALALSVYALIFPFRPVLRIRRLHQENCEQVYALLKIPATDENQFAFESRMVDRLTMMLGLLPSIQDKPARDLFDVSLGCMALGIAMNQLRQQGQNNVLLSPEVQNRLFATVRETGRLVAGRADFEVDRVLDSLHALGDELDALHSGVHEHLWSVFRMRVALLIVVSFLERHRGHFEPATPQGVLEIAH, from the coding sequence ATGAGCACTTTCATGCAACCGCTGCTGCAATACTTCAAGGCAATACTCAACCCTGGGCCGGGGGTAGCGCTGTTCGCCATGCGAACCATCGCCGCCGGGCTGTTGACGCTGTACCTGGCGTTTCTGTTTGACCTCGATCAGCCCAAGTGGTCGATCATGGCCGTGGTCATCGTCAGCCAGCCATTGGGTGGGATGGCGCTGGCCCGCAGCTTCGGCCAGATCATCGGTACTACCCTGGGCGCGGTGGTGGCCGTGGTGATCATGGCGATCTTCCCTCAGGCGCCGCTGCCTTTCCTCATCACGTTGTCCCTTTGGCTGGCACTGTGTACCGCCGGTGGCACCTTGCTGCGCTACACCAGTTCCCAGGCCTTTGTGCTCAGTGGCTACACGACGGTGGTGGTGGGGCTGCTGGCGGTCCCGGATCAGGACGGCACCTTCCTGCTGGCCGTGACCCGTGTGACCGAAACGTTGCTGGCGGTGGCCTGCGTGTGTGTCGTCAGCCTTCTGACTGCGCGCCCGGAGGCCGTGGCCAAGGATTACTTCGCCAGGATCGATCAGGTGATCAAGCTGCTGGCGACCCATGCCAGCGCCGCGATTCGTACCGAGGAAAGCGAGGCCGATTTCCACCTTCGGCAAATGCAGCTGCTCGGCCAGATCAGCGCACTGGAAGGGGTACGCCGGCATCTGTATTACGATGCGCCGCGCTTGCGCAGTGCCGATGACCTGGTGCAATTGCTCGGCAATCAACTGGTGCTGCTGACCGCGCGGCTCACCGCGTTGCGCCATCAGAGGCAGTTATTGCTTGAGCGTCTGGAAGGCGAGATTCCCCAGGAGATCCAGCGTTTGCTCGCCGAAGAAGTCCTGTTTCTCGATCAACTGGCGCAGCTGGGACGTGCGATGCCCAATGAACAAAGGCGCCAATTCGCAACGTTGCAGAAGCGTTTCGATGAACTGGCTTACCGTTCGGAGCAACTCATCGAGCCCTTTGCGGCGATCTTGCGCTCGCTGTCATGGTCGTTGCGCTGGGAGCAGGCGCGTCTGCTGCAGCAGTTTGAAATGATTCTGGAATTAAGCGATGCCATCCAGAGCGGGCGCAAAGCCAGCAGTCTCTATCGCGGGCAGAAGAACCCGCTGCACATGGACTACACCCTGGCGGCGATGAACGCGATCCGCGCCTTTTGCGCACTGATGGTGGCCGGTCTGATCTGGATCGAAACCGGTTGGGACGGCGCACGGGGCGGCATGATCGTCGCCGGGATTCTCTGTTCGCTGATGGCGACGTTTCCTCGACCACTTCTGGCCGCCCAGAGCTTTGCCCGGGGCCTGGGACTGGCGCTGGTGGTGTCGGCGGTTCTGCAATTCGCGCTGGTGCCGATGATCAGCAGTTTCGAGCTGTTGGCGCTGTTGCTGGCGCCCTTGCTGTATGCCGTCGCGGTGGGGTTGTCCAGCCCGCCCACCACGGGTACGGGGATCGGGCTCGGGTTGTCGACCTTTCTGTTGCTTGGCCCGCAAAACACCGGGTTGGGGCAGAACACCGCGATCCAGTGGTTTGAATTTGGCGGCTCGTATGTCTGCGCCGCCGCGCTGGCGTTGAGTGTATATGCCTTGATCTTCCCCTTCAGGCCCGTACTGCGCATTCGCCGGCTGCACCAGGAGAATTGCGAGCAGGTCTACGCCTTGTTGAAAATCCCGGCCACCGATGAAAACCAGTTTGCCTTCGAGAGTCGCATGGTCGACCGCCTGACCATGATGCTGGGACTGTTGCCGTCCATCCAGGACAAGCCGGCGCGTGACTTGTTCGATGTCAGCCTCGGTTGCATGGCGCTCGGCATTGCGATGAACCAGCTCAGGCAACAGGGGCAGAACAACGTGTTGCTGAGCCCGGAAGTGCAAAACCGGCTGTTCGCTACGGTTCGGGAAACCGGGCGATTGGTCGCCGGCCGGGCCGACTTTGAAGTGGATCGCGTGCTCGATAGCCTGCATGCACTGGGCGATGAACTGGATGCGCTGCATTCCGGCGTCCATGAGCATCTGTGGTCGGTGTTTCGTATGCGCGTGGCGCTATTGATCGTGGTGTCGTTCCTGGAACGTCACCGTGGCCACTTTGAGCCTGCAACGCCACAAGGAGTACTTGAGATTGCCCATTGA
- a CDS encoding chemotaxis protein CheB: protein MNKAAELPSVEAIVIGASAGGVEALLSILGPLREGFVLPIIVVLHLPDERRSHLADVFDRRVAMRVQEAHDKTPIEAGTLYFAMPGYHLSVEQDRTFSLSLEDRVHYSRPAIDFLFESAADAYGPNLAAVLLTGANRDGASGMAKVQHLGGLTIVQDPDEAQVATMPLAALDTHQPDHILPIRGIGRLLVELERIAC, encoded by the coding sequence ATGAACAAAGCAGCAGAGTTGCCTTCTGTGGAGGCTATCGTGATCGGTGCTTCAGCCGGTGGCGTGGAGGCGTTGCTGAGTATCCTGGGCCCTCTGCGTGAAGGCTTCGTGCTGCCGATCATTGTGGTGCTGCACCTGCCGGACGAACGTCGCAGCCACCTCGCCGACGTATTTGACCGACGCGTGGCCATGCGTGTTCAGGAAGCCCATGACAAAACGCCGATCGAAGCCGGGACGCTGTATTTCGCCATGCCCGGCTATCACTTGTCGGTGGAGCAGGACCGCACCTTTTCCCTGAGCCTGGAAGACCGCGTGCATTATTCGCGGCCGGCCATCGATTTTCTGTTCGAGTCGGCTGCCGATGCTTACGGCCCGAACCTGGCCGCCGTCCTGTTGACTGGCGCCAACCGCGACGGCGCGAGCGGCATGGCCAAGGTCCAGCATCTTGGCGGCCTGACCATCGTGCAGGACCCGGACGAAGCCCAGGTTGCGACCATGCCCCTGGCGGCGCTGGATACCCACCAGCCTGACCACATCCTCCCTATACGCGGCATCGGCCGTCTGCTTGTCGAGCTGGAACGAATAGCATGCTAA
- a CDS encoding DUF1656 domain-containing protein — translation MPIDLEIGGVYLPPIAQALLLGLPIYLLLDWILRRLGVLQFVWHEALFEGALYACVCATLILLMGA, via the coding sequence TTGCCCATTGATCTGGAAATAGGCGGTGTCTACCTGCCGCCAATTGCTCAGGCGCTGCTGCTGGGCTTGCCGATTTATCTGCTGCTGGACTGGATTCTGCGGCGCCTCGGCGTATTGCAGTTTGTGTGGCATGAAGCCTTGTTCGAGGGCGCGTTGTACGCCTGCGTGTGTGCCACGTTGATTCTGCTGATGGGAGCCTGA
- a CDS encoding HEAT repeat domain-containing protein: protein MPQSRRYLIISVCVLFAIGLAWLFLRSATPVVPEAIKRGYSEALTQARAGQPGAARVLYQQLGRPDISPKRRIWLHAELPNYPSSVALKLADADLQHESPDVRIAAIKSISGLVPTGQRSLLLAPLLDDSEQRVRFAAVNALLGLSPDDLGLYFGPLQQAIDAWEQVLTQAPESADNQYQLARLHLHNGEFKAAQQALENTLRLAPDNLPALVMQIEVLDRQGQSEAARLLLAKQLKAQPDSAYLQHALGMWLLHHGQSEFALLGLSKAVELEPDNKDYRYDLATTLHGEQELEAAQKQLQEIVQRHPSDRKARVLLINYWKESGQLQNVQILLAQLEQLNPDDPALQQGL, encoded by the coding sequence ATGCCCCAGTCCCGCCGTTACCTGATCATCAGCGTCTGCGTCCTGTTTGCCATTGGCCTTGCCTGGCTTTTCCTGCGCAGTGCGACCCCCGTGGTGCCGGAAGCGATCAAGCGCGGTTACAGCGAAGCACTGACGCAGGCGCGAGCCGGTCAACCGGGCGCAGCGCGGGTGCTTTACCAGCAACTGGGGCGTCCCGACATTTCGCCCAAACGCCGCATCTGGCTGCATGCCGAGTTGCCCAATTACCCAAGCTCCGTGGCGCTGAAACTGGCGGATGCGGACTTGCAACATGAGTCGCCAGACGTGCGCATTGCGGCGATCAAAAGCATCAGTGGGCTGGTACCCACCGGTCAGCGCAGTCTGCTGCTGGCGCCATTGCTCGATGACAGCGAACAACGTGTCCGGTTTGCCGCGGTGAACGCGTTGCTGGGGTTGTCGCCGGATGATCTGGGTTTGTATTTCGGACCGTTGCAGCAAGCCATCGATGCGTGGGAACAGGTGCTCACCCAAGCGCCTGAAAGCGCGGACAACCAGTATCAGTTGGCCCGGTTGCACCTGCACAACGGTGAATTCAAAGCGGCGCAACAGGCGCTTGAAAATACCTTGCGCCTGGCCCCCGACAATCTGCCCGCACTGGTGATGCAGATCGAAGTGCTGGACCGGCAAGGACAAAGCGAAGCCGCCCGGCTGCTGTTGGCCAAACAGTTGAAGGCCCAGCCCGATTCCGCCTACCTGCAACATGCCCTGGGGATGTGGTTGCTGCACCACGGTCAGAGTGAGTTCGCCCTGCTCGGCCTGTCCAAAGCCGTGGAGCTTGAACCGGACAACAAGGATTATCGCTACGACCTGGCAACCACGCTGCATGGCGAACAAGAGCTTGAAGCGGCGCAGAAACAACTGCAGGAAATCGTCCAGCGCCACCCCTCCGATCGCAAGGCCCGGGTCCTGTTGATCAACTACTGGAAAGAAAGCGGGCAGTTGCAAAACGTACAGATCCTGTTGGCGCAACTTGAACAACTCAACCCCGACGACCCGGCGCTTCAGCAAGGCCTTTAA
- a CDS encoding ATPase domain-containing protein, with protein sequence MSTSNELFSAKAATGIEGLDDILAGGLSRGHLFLLEGEPGTGKTTVALHFLLAGARACERSLYITLSETERELRQGALSHGWELDENIHIFELTPPESLLNAEHQQSLLYSSDLELGEATKQIFEAVERVRPTRVVLDSLSEIRLLAQSSLRYRRQILAIKHYFVRYDATVVLLDDLTTESLDKTVHSVAHGVIRLEELTPNYGAERRRIRVVKYRGQKYRGGFHDFTIMGDGVHVFPRLVAAEHRGGYVRQQLTSGIKEMDALLGGGIETGSSTLILGPAGTGKSLISMIFAAAAVARGEKAALFIFDEELGLLFERMKNMGIDLQALQDTGNLLIEQVDAAELSPGEFSYRVRRCVDERDIKTVVIDSINGYQAAMPEENALVLHMHELLLYLNRRGAATFMTVAQHGLVVDMQAPVDITYLADTVILLRYFEALGKVRRAISIIKKRTGSHESTIREYRISSQGMTIGEPLDAFQGVLRGVPTYLGASNPLLGDEIR encoded by the coding sequence TTGTCTACATCTAACGAGTTGTTCAGTGCAAAAGCCGCCACCGGCATCGAAGGTCTGGATGACATCCTGGCCGGTGGACTGTCCCGCGGTCATCTGTTTTTGCTGGAAGGCGAACCCGGAACCGGCAAAACCACCGTCGCTTTGCATTTTCTGTTGGCCGGCGCCAGAGCCTGCGAACGCTCGTTGTACATCACCCTGTCCGAAACCGAACGCGAACTGCGCCAAGGGGCCTTGTCCCATGGCTGGGAGCTGGATGAAAACATCCACATCTTCGAGCTGACGCCGCCGGAAAGCCTGCTCAATGCCGAGCATCAACAGAGCCTTTTGTACTCCTCGGACCTTGAGCTGGGCGAAGCCACCAAGCAGATTTTCGAAGCTGTCGAGCGGGTCAGGCCGACTCGCGTAGTGCTCGACAGCCTGTCCGAGATCCGGCTGCTGGCACAAAGCTCCCTGCGCTACCGTCGCCAGATCCTCGCGATCAAACACTACTTCGTGCGCTATGACGCCACGGTGGTGTTGCTGGACGATCTGACCACCGAGTCCCTCGACAAGACCGTGCACAGTGTGGCGCACGGCGTGATTCGCCTTGAAGAACTGACCCCCAACTATGGCGCCGAGCGCCGGCGCATCCGCGTAGTGAAGTACCGTGGCCAGAAATACCGTGGCGGCTTCCATGACTTCACCATCATGGGCGACGGCGTGCATGTGTTCCCGCGTCTGGTGGCCGCGGAACATCGTGGTGGGTATGTTCGCCAGCAGTTGACCAGCGGCATCAAGGAAATGGACGCCCTGCTCGGCGGTGGCATCGAGACCGGGTCCAGCACCCTGATCCTCGGCCCGGCCGGCACCGGCAAATCGCTGATCTCGATGATCTTCGCCGCGGCCGCCGTGGCCCGGGGCGAGAAAGCCGCGCTGTTCATTTTCGATGAAGAGCTGGGCCTGCTGTTTGAACGCATGAAAAACATGGGGATTGACCTCCAGGCCCTGCAAGACACTGGCAACCTGCTGATTGAACAAGTGGATGCCGCCGAATTGTCCCCTGGCGAGTTTTCCTACCGGGTTCGTCGCTGCGTCGATGAGCGTGATATCAAAACCGTGGTGATCGACAGCATCAACGGCTATCAAGCCGCAATGCCCGAAGAGAACGCCCTGGTGCTGCACATGCACGAATTGTTGCTGTACCTCAATCGCCGGGGCGCCGCGACCTTCATGACGGTGGCCCAGCATGGGCTGGTCGTTGACATGCAAGCGCCCGTGGACATTACCTACCTCGCCGATACGGTCATTTTGTTGCGCTACTTCGAAGCGCTGGGCAAGGTTCGCCGGGCGATCTCGATCATCAAGAAACGCACCGGCAGCCATGAATCGACCATTCGCGAATACCGAATCAGCTCGCAGGGCATGACCATCGGCGAACCACTGGACGCGTTCCAGGGTGTATTGCGTGGTGTACCGACTTATCTGGGTGCGAGTAATCCATTGCTCGGGGACGAAATCCGGTGA